In one Epinephelus lanceolatus isolate andai-2023 chromosome 19, ASM4190304v1, whole genome shotgun sequence genomic region, the following are encoded:
- the pmchl gene encoding pro-melanin-concentrating hormone, like yields the protein MRQSLMSVIFTAALLLECYTMSVALPMGKTDDGSLEQDTFSSLLSDETPENSLGDADLPTVGKTRGPRVIVIADPSLWRDLRVLHNGLSLHKRRADDNSMVIEHRDAGQDLSIPILRRDTMRCMVGRVYRPCWEV from the coding sequence ATGAGACAGTCACTCATGTCCGTCATCTTCACCGCAGCACTCTTATTGGAGTGCTATACAATGTCAGTGGCGTTACCCATGGGCAAGACTGACGACGGCTCCTTGGAACAGGATACTTTCTCCTCGCTGCTGAGCGATGAAACGCCAGAAAACAGCCTCGGCGATGCAGATCTACCCACTGTGGGCAAAACCAGAGGGCCGAGGGTAATCGTCATCGCTGATCCAAGTCTGTGGAGGGACCTGCGGGTGCTGCACAATGGACTGTCCCTTCATAAACGGAGAGCTGACGACAACAGCATGGTCATCGAGCACAGAGACGCCGGCCAGGACCTGAGCATCCCCATCCTGAGGAGGGACACAATGAGGTGCATGGTGGGACGAGTGTACCGGCCATGCTGGGAAGTCTAG